From a single Miscanthus floridulus cultivar M001 chromosome 8, ASM1932011v1, whole genome shotgun sequence genomic region:
- the LOC136478044 gene encoding rac-like GTP-binding protein 3, producing the protein MASSASRFIKCVTVGDGAVGKTCMLICYTSNKFPTDYIPTVFDNFSANVVVDGTTVNLGLWDTAGQEDYNRLRPLSYRGADVFVLAFSLVSRASYENIMKKWIPELQHYAPGVPVVLVGTKLDLREDKHYLMDHPGLVPVTTAQGEELRRQIGAMYYIECSSKTQQNVKAVFDAAIKVVIQPPTKLREKKKKKSRKGCSMVNLFCGRKMLCFKS; encoded by the exons ATGGCGTCCAGCGCCTCTCGGTTCATCAAGTGCGTCACGGTCGGTGACGGCGCCGTGGGCAAGACCTGTATGCTCATCTGCTACACCAGCAACAAGTTCCCCACT GACTACATACCTACGGTGTTCGACAATTTCAGTGCAAATGTAGTTGTGGATGGCACCACGGTGAATTTGGGCCTTTGGGATACCGCTG GGCAGGAAGATTACAACCGGCTGAGGCCTCTAAGCTACCGAGGTGCTGATGTTTTCGTGCTTGCATTCTCACTTGTGAGCCGAGCTAGCTATGAGAATATCATGAAGAAG TGGATACCGGAGCTTCAGCATTATGCACCTGGGGTGCCTGTTGTGTTGGTAGGCACAAAATTGG ATCTTCGTGAAGACAAGCACTACTTGATGGATCATCCTGGATTGGTGCCTGTTACCACAGCACAG GGGGAGGAACTTCGTAGACAAATTGGTGCTATGTATTACATCGAGTGCAGTTCAAAGACACAGCAG AATGTCAAAGCTGTGTTCGATGCTGCCATCAAGGTAGTAATTCAGCCTCCAACTAAAttaagagaaaagaagaaaaagaaatcacGCAAAGGATGTTCAATGGT GAACCTCTTCTGTGGAAGAAAAATGCTATGCTTCAAGTCCTGA